Proteins found in one Paenibacillus sp. FSL R10-2782 genomic segment:
- a CDS encoding endospore germination permease, producing the protein MKQFTTRQIIMLGVLMEISITLVHAPAQAADYAHQHAYWTCAIAAIVICLPIWAMLRLKQRFPDQDLLQTIVSSHPVLGRMLLVAYLILFLILFARDLRIMTDFVEIVLLPITPIVVVSLILLLTLTFMAKGGINTIVNMAELFVPWLLLTLLTMPLFFGNNMDFSVMRPLLHPNIGGVIQGSWRMLGYMADILLLPLAISGRSFNGRSVWLGHCIGTAFMIMLVLLEELVIGVPIMSRLLYPSYELARQLRITDFLDRFDLFIVALTVPTLLTKMGFDLYVISLTVKRMFAPAWGSLIVWPVGLLGYVCSFMLFSNIIQIYDFSREWTVVMIVFFVFMPLVLWLLLRPKPKKDSGDPKPSEEKQDSTSQQENQRESKSRQVDL; encoded by the coding sequence ATGAAGCAATTCACAACCAGACAAATCATAATGCTTGGTGTGCTGATGGAGATCAGTATTACCCTTGTACATGCTCCGGCGCAGGCAGCAGATTACGCACATCAGCATGCCTATTGGACCTGTGCGATAGCGGCCATCGTAATATGCTTGCCGATCTGGGCGATGCTGAGGCTTAAGCAGCGTTTTCCCGATCAGGACCTGCTGCAGACCATAGTCAGCTCCCATCCCGTGCTGGGGCGTATGCTGCTTGTGGCTTATCTTATTTTATTCCTAATCCTTTTTGCGAGGGATTTGAGAATTATGACTGATTTTGTAGAGATCGTTCTTTTGCCGATAACTCCGATTGTCGTCGTATCCCTTATTTTGCTGCTGACCTTGACGTTTATGGCTAAAGGGGGGATCAATACCATAGTGAACATGGCGGAGCTTTTTGTACCGTGGTTGCTTTTGACGTTGCTGACCATGCCGCTTTTTTTCGGGAATAATATGGATTTTTCTGTAATGAGACCGCTGTTGCACCCGAATATAGGGGGAGTTATCCAGGGTAGCTGGCGTATGCTTGGTTATATGGCAGATATCTTGCTGCTGCCCTTGGCGATTTCTGGACGGAGCTTTAATGGCCGCAGTGTGTGGCTTGGACATTGTATCGGAACCGCTTTTATGATCATGCTGGTGCTGCTAGAGGAGTTGGTTATTGGTGTTCCTATCATGTCAAGGCTGCTTTATCCATCTTATGAACTGGCGCGTCAGTTGCGGATAACGGACTTTCTCGATCGGTTTGATTTGTTTATAGTCGCTCTTACCGTGCCAACCCTGCTTACAAAGATGGGGTTCGATCTGTACGTTATCAGTTTGACTGTAAAGCGTATGTTTGCTCCTGCCTGGGGGAGTTTAATTGTATGGCCTGTCGGTCTGTTGGGTTACGTCTGTTCCTTTATGCTGTTTTCTAATATCATCCAAATTTATGATTTCAGCCGGGAGTGGACCGTGGTGATGATCGTTTTCTTTGTTTTCATGCCCTTGGTGCTATGGCTGCTACTCCGACCCAAGCCTAAAAAAGATAGCGGCGATCCTAAGCCATCGGAAGAGAAACAGGATAGCACGAGTCAGCAGGAAAACCAGAGGGAAAGTAAGTCAAGGCAAGTCGATTTATAA
- a CDS encoding endospore germination permease — MNQFTTRQLILLSVLLEVNITFVHTPSQAGAFAGQHAYCTCIVAAIVLCLPIWAYLKLGQRFPNQDLFQTMVSSNPLIGRMLLLTYFVLFLILFSRDLWIITDLTKTILLQLTPFFIISLIVMLSIVFMAKGGINTIMNLSETFMPISILTLLTMPFFFGNNMEFSELRPFLHPNMTGIMKGGWYMFSYMADILMIPFVLQGKNYRPSGAWWGHLIGTAFMILMVTLMQVVIGVPILMRLFYPSYELARQLYLTDFLDRFDIFVGGLMIPASLIKLAMDLYVLSMAIKRLFPHVQGALMVWPVGLLGYVSSFIIFSNSIQIYDFSREWTMVMIMFFIIMPLVLCLLLRPNNKGKEQGMENKARLGNDPVH, encoded by the coding sequence ATGAACCAGTTTACAACCAGACAACTCATACTGCTCAGTGTGTTACTGGAGGTTAACATAACCTTTGTACATACTCCTTCCCAGGCGGGGGCGTTCGCAGGACAACATGCCTATTGTACCTGTATAGTTGCAGCCATCGTGTTATGCCTGCCCATATGGGCATATTTGAAGCTGGGGCAGCGGTTTCCCAATCAAGATCTGTTTCAGACCATGGTTAGCTCTAACCCATTGATAGGGCGAATGCTGCTGCTAACCTACTTCGTCCTCTTTTTGATCTTGTTTAGCCGAGACTTGTGGATTATTACTGACTTGACGAAGACAATCTTATTACAGCTAACACCCTTTTTTATAATTTCACTGATCGTGATGTTAAGTATTGTTTTTATGGCCAAGGGTGGTATTAACACCATCATGAACCTGAGTGAGACTTTTATGCCGATATCCATATTGACACTGCTGACGATGCCGTTTTTCTTTGGCAACAATATGGAATTTTCAGAGCTCAGACCGTTCTTGCATCCGAACATGACCGGAATCATGAAAGGGGGCTGGTATATGTTTTCTTATATGGCGGACATTCTGATGATCCCTTTTGTACTTCAAGGGAAAAACTATCGCCCTTCTGGTGCATGGTGGGGGCATTTGATAGGGACTGCCTTCATGATTCTGATGGTTACGCTCATGCAGGTTGTCATAGGTGTTCCGATTCTGATGCGATTATTTTATCCCTCCTATGAGCTTGCACGTCAGCTGTATTTAACAGATTTTCTTGATCGGTTTGATATTTTTGTAGGGGGATTAATGATACCTGCCTCGCTGATTAAATTAGCAATGGATTTGTATGTTCTCAGCATGGCAATTAAACGCTTATTTCCTCATGTACAGGGTGCTTTGATGGTTTGGCCTGTGGGTTTGCTGGGATATGTCAGCTCCTTTATTATTTTTTCAAACAGTATTCAAATTTATGATTTCAGCCGGGAGTGGACGATGGTGATGATTATGTTCTTTATCATTATGCCCTTGGTGCTATGCCTGCTGCTACGGCCCAACAATAAAGGTAAGGAGCAGGGAATGGAGAATAAAGCAAGACTTGGAAATGATCCGGTTCATTAA
- a CDS encoding Ger(x)C family spore germination protein, which produces MKPQWSDAGKMRKAAVLSCLVLCSVLLGGCWDRREVNDVAFVMGTGLDKEGDQYRITMQIALPGQLGSSGSTGGGGGTRGTKSYYLESKIGPSFRAASIEEQRGVSRTLNYSHRRVLLFSEELAREGVSKMMDVLARIPQNRLSSLVVITKGSTLDLLQADAPIEQYPAEMVRELNYSYMRKPLSIKLLVNSILADGMDAAVPLMSLVKNGPANIKDKKTNIQVDGLAVFHKDRLTGIIDNHLSRFLLMGMEEAKETEIFITPPKGTGYLSVDLIQNNVHIKPYVRGNDIRMTIRMSCNGNVRENETTFDISNERNLKWLEQQVEERIRKELGEAVRVIQQKYHSDVLGFGRTIMMNLPNEWERMKPQWDQMYPKVEVTINPNVHIENIGSVTKPFGIEKEQIQNE; this is translated from the coding sequence ATGAAGCCCCAATGGTCTGATGCAGGGAAAATGCGTAAAGCGGCTGTACTTAGCTGTCTGGTGCTCTGTTCTGTACTTTTAGGGGGATGCTGGGATCGCCGTGAGGTGAACGATGTTGCCTTTGTGATGGGAACCGGGCTGGATAAGGAAGGCGATCAATACCGGATAACGATGCAGATTGCTCTTCCCGGGCAGCTCGGTTCTTCGGGAAGCACAGGAGGCGGGGGAGGCACTAGGGGAACGAAATCCTATTATCTGGAGTCCAAGATAGGTCCAAGTTTCCGTGCCGCAAGCATCGAGGAACAGCGGGGAGTGTCACGAACGCTGAATTACTCCCATCGACGGGTGCTGTTGTTCAGCGAGGAACTGGCAAGGGAGGGGGTCAGCAAAATGATGGATGTATTGGCGCGTATTCCGCAGAACCGCCTGTCTTCGCTGGTTGTCATTACGAAGGGATCAACCTTGGATCTGCTTCAGGCAGATGCCCCGATTGAGCAATATCCGGCAGAGATGGTGCGCGAGCTCAACTATTCTTATATGAGAAAACCTCTCTCCATTAAGCTGCTGGTGAATTCAATTCTAGCTGACGGCATGGACGCGGCTGTGCCGTTGATGTCCCTGGTGAAAAATGGTCCCGCGAATATAAAGGATAAGAAGACAAATATTCAGGTAGATGGGCTGGCTGTATTTCATAAAGACAGATTAACGGGAATTATTGATAACCATCTAAGCCGGTTTCTGCTAATGGGTATGGAGGAGGCCAAGGAGACGGAGATATTTATCACTCCTCCTAAGGGCACTGGTTATCTGTCTGTAGATCTCATCCAAAATAATGTCCATATCAAGCCCTATGTTCGAGGGAATGACATTCGAATGACCATTCGTATGAGCTGCAACGGGAATGTAAGGGAGAATGAAACCACTTTTGATATATCCAATGAGAGAAATTTGAAGTGGCTGGAGCAGCAGGTTGAAGAAAGGATCAGAAAGGAACTGGGTGAGGCTGTACGGGTTATTCAGCAAAAGTATCATTCAGACGTGCTTGGTTTCGGCCGGACGATCATGATGAATCTTCCGAATGAATGGGAACGAATGAAGCCTCAATGGGACCAAATGTATCCCAAGGTGGAGGTCACCATAAATCCGAATGTGCATATTGAGAATATCGGTTCGGTCACCAAACCATTCGGGATCGAAAAGGAGCAAATCCAGAATGAATAA
- a CDS encoding spore germination protein: MKKVHFPKLPRLPWSRRTIPAADRKTRNYDALKGLPESSWLEQPLRSSLEDNLTALRDIFKDCSDVVYRELMISPERKGLLAYIEGTVKSEDLQDHILRPFILGMMLKDPEVNGTLDPLDETRISMSQTKTMNQWKMVSAAILDGNAALFVDGTPRAYIFSAKGGVRRGVEEPQTEAVIRGPREGFTETLRVNTALLRFKLKTPRLKMQSMTIGTETQTSVVLTYIEGIIDPKLVEDVKKRLSDIKIDGVLETGYIEELIEDHPYSPFPEMEYTERPDTVTAQLLEGRFAIFVDGTPFALIGPVTMWQMMQASEDYYERFFISNVVRWIRYLFLILALFLPALYVAVTTYHQDMLPTTLILSIAAARESIPFPALVEALMMEISFEALREAGIRLPKTVGQAVSILGALVIGQASVQAGIVSAPVVIIVSLTGIASFTIPRFNFAITVRLLRFPIMLMAGVFGLFGIIIATTLLATHLTKLTSFGVPYMSGYSPYNHMDQKDLVVRAPWWKMTKRPSWIGKGNNKRAKEKMNGSPTTEEGW, translated from the coding sequence ATGAAGAAAGTACACTTTCCCAAGCTGCCGAGATTACCGTGGAGCCGGCGCACGATTCCGGCTGCAGATCGCAAGACACGAAATTACGATGCTCTTAAAGGACTGCCTGAATCATCATGGTTGGAACAGCCGCTGCGGAGCAGTCTGGAAGACAATTTGACTGCTTTGCGTGATATTTTCAAGGATTGCTCTGATGTTGTCTATCGGGAGCTGATGATTTCCCCTGAACGAAAAGGGCTATTGGCTTATATTGAAGGCACGGTGAAATCGGAGGATTTGCAGGATCATATCCTGCGACCTTTCATTTTGGGCATGATGCTTAAGGACCCCGAGGTAAACGGAACATTAGATCCGCTGGATGAAACTCGGATTTCCATGTCCCAGACCAAAACGATGAATCAATGGAAAATGGTCTCGGCGGCGATACTGGACGGCAATGCGGCCTTGTTCGTAGACGGTACGCCTCGTGCGTATATTTTCAGCGCTAAGGGAGGCGTCCGCCGTGGAGTGGAGGAACCGCAGACCGAAGCGGTTATTCGCGGGCCGCGTGAAGGATTTACCGAGACGCTTCGCGTGAATACGGCCTTGCTGCGATTCAAGCTGAAGACCCCCAGGCTCAAGATGCAAAGCATGACCATCGGGACAGAAACCCAAACGAGCGTCGTACTTACCTATATCGAGGGCATCATAGATCCGAAGCTGGTGGAGGATGTAAAAAAAAGGCTCAGCGATATCAAAATAGATGGTGTGCTGGAGACGGGGTACATTGAGGAACTGATTGAGGACCACCCGTATTCACCGTTTCCGGAAATGGAATATACGGAACGTCCGGATACGGTCACCGCGCAATTGCTGGAAGGACGGTTTGCCATTTTTGTGGACGGTACGCCCTTCGCCCTGATTGGGCCAGTCACGATGTGGCAGATGATGCAAGCGAGCGAAGACTATTACGAGCGTTTTTTCATCAGTAATGTAGTGCGCTGGATTCGTTACCTTTTTCTCATCCTGGCTCTTTTCCTGCCTGCATTATATGTGGCGGTCACGACCTATCATCAGGATATGCTGCCGACGACACTTATCTTAAGTATTGCTGCGGCGCGTGAATCGATCCCTTTCCCCGCCTTGGTTGAAGCATTGATGATGGAGATTTCCTTCGAGGCGTTACGAGAAGCGGGGATTCGTCTCCCCAAAACGGTCGGCCAGGCTGTCAGTATCCTCGGTGCGCTCGTTATCGGGCAAGCATCTGTACAGGCGGGAATTGTATCGGCACCTGTGGTTATTATCGTATCGCTCACAGGTATTGCTTCGTTCACCATTCCGCGTTTTAACTTTGCGATTACGGTTCGTCTGCTGCGGTTTCCGATCATGCTGATGGCGGGGGTGTTCGGACTGTTTGGAATCATTATCGCGACCACACTGCTCGCTACACATTTAACCAAGCTAACGTCGTTTGGTGTGCCTTACATGAGCGGGTATAGCCCATACAATCACATGGACCAAAAGGATCTCGTCGTTCGTGCGCCTTGGTGGAAAATGACCAAACGTCCTTCCTGGATTGGAAAAGGTAACAACAAACGAGCGAAAGAAAAGATGAATGGATCGCCGACAACCGAGGAGGGATGGTGA
- a CDS encoding family 1 glycosylhydrolase: MTKQQKKQAFPAGFLWGGATAANQLEGAFDADGKGLSTSDMAPFVPKELRNGKDFTFDVDSVQLEEYLSGDTEVYFPKRNGVDFYRRYKEDIALFAEMGFKVLRISIAWTRIFPTGVEEVPNEAGLTFYDNVLDELLKYNIEPLVTISHYEMPVELSRKYNGWEDRRLIDLYLKFANTLFDRYKNKVKYWITFNEMNMMLTSLYTGGGILEDKIKGSKEQVAYQATHHQFVASALAVKSGKEKMPNAKIGCMICRLETYAASSKPEDVLQTMKEDQMNLFYPEVQARGEYPSYMQRYFKENGIELVKEPEDDAIIKDNTVDFIAFSYYMTYIGKYDPNDNSNSGILVSQVKNPHLELSEWGWPIDPIGLRIALNRLYDRYRMPLFIVENGLGATDKLEEDGSIHDTYRIDYLRRHIEQMKEAVADGVELMGFTSWGPIDIISCSTSEMEKRYGFIFVDQDNAGNGTLQRYRKDSFAWYKQVIESNGEFL; encoded by the coding sequence ATGACAAAACAACAAAAAAAACAAGCATTTCCAGCAGGCTTCTTATGGGGTGGAGCAACAGCGGCCAATCAGTTGGAGGGAGCTTTTGATGCCGACGGGAAAGGGCTGTCCACCTCGGACATGGCTCCATTCGTACCCAAGGAGCTCCGCAACGGCAAAGATTTTACCTTTGACGTCGATTCTGTTCAGCTTGAGGAATACCTGAGCGGAGACACGGAAGTTTATTTTCCGAAACGCAACGGAGTGGATTTTTACCGTCGCTACAAGGAAGACATCGCCTTATTTGCCGAGATGGGATTCAAAGTGCTTCGGATCTCCATCGCCTGGACGCGCATTTTCCCTACAGGGGTAGAAGAGGTTCCGAATGAAGCGGGACTGACCTTCTATGACAATGTGCTGGATGAGCTTTTGAAATACAACATTGAGCCATTGGTGACCATTTCCCATTACGAAATGCCTGTGGAGCTGTCTCGAAAATACAATGGCTGGGAAGACCGCAGACTGATTGATCTGTATTTGAAATTCGCCAACACGCTGTTTGACCGCTATAAAAATAAAGTGAAATACTGGATTACGTTTAATGAGATGAACATGATGCTTACGAGCCTGTATACAGGTGGCGGCATCCTTGAAGATAAAATCAAGGGCAGCAAGGAACAGGTTGCTTATCAAGCGACTCATCACCAATTTGTGGCGAGCGCGCTGGCTGTAAAAAGCGGTAAGGAGAAGATGCCAAACGCCAAAATCGGCTGCATGATTTGCCGTTTGGAAACCTACGCTGCCTCCAGCAAGCCTGAGGACGTGCTGCAAACCATGAAGGAAGATCAAATGAATCTGTTCTATCCGGAGGTTCAGGCACGAGGCGAATATCCATCTTACATGCAAAGATATTTTAAAGAAAATGGAATCGAGCTGGTGAAGGAACCTGAGGATGATGCGATTATTAAAGACAACACGGTCGATTTCATTGCATTCAGCTATTATATGACCTATATCGGAAAATACGATCCGAATGACAACAGCAATTCCGGCATACTGGTAAGTCAAGTGAAAAACCCTCACTTGGAGCTGAGCGAATGGGGCTGGCCTATTGATCCAATCGGTCTTCGCATTGCGCTGAACCGTTTGTACGACCGCTACCGGATGCCATTGTTCATCGTTGAGAATGGCCTGGGGGCTACCGACAAGCTGGAGGAAGACGGCTCCATTCATGACACCTATCGAATCGACTATCTGCGTCGCCATATCGAGCAAATGAAGGAAGCGGTAGCAGATGGCGTAGAATTGATGGGCTTCACCAGTTGGGGACCGATCGATATCATTAGCTGCTCCACATCCGAAATGGAGAAACGGTATGGTTTCATTTTCGTAGACCAGGACAATGCCGGGAACGGAACACTGCAAAGATACCGCAAAGACTCGTTTGCCTGGTATAAACAAGTTATTGAGAGCAACGGTGAATTCCTATAA
- a CDS encoding beta-glucoside-specific PTS transporter subunit IIABC has translation MNHGELSKEIIQLTGGEENISQAWHCITRLRFNVKDEKKVQLEQIKKLNGVLGAQFQNDQFQVVIGNHVAAVYEEIEEQLKQRNSVEPNKQESRSRGINAVLDTISGIFTPILPAIVGTGMLKGILALLVTLGLLHEKSGEYQVLASIGNAAFYFLPFLLAVSSARKFKVNEYIALTLAGTLLYPTILDAYNANHLEPIRFLSLPVSIVNYTQSVIPIILGVWLLSYVYRWVDRVIPGPVKVIFTSMIVLVITVPVLLIAIGPLGNYIGIYLEIGTSWLFAHSGPLTGIILGGLMPLIVMTGMHYAFFPSTLQNLSKLGYDVLLLPINLVTNLSQAGAVMAVFLKTKNRSMKSIALSSGVSAFLGITEPALYGVSLKLKKPFYASLVGGAAGGGFITAVGLKSFGFAVPGLLSLPLYIDPNGGMSNLWYALIGVAISFIVSFVLTMMLKWDDSEPQPSAAPDSEPSEGKPESSSKENELPITIRSIEGKKGEVKSPLTGELVPLADLPDKTFADELAGKGIAIRPTEGKVTAPFEGTVTMVAKSKHAVMLRSTDGIDILIHVGLNTVSLKGKFFDVKVELGQEVRLGDLLVEFDLENIKAAGLDIVSPVIVTNTPDYLDVVPVHVKGVISMKEMLLVTVR, from the coding sequence ATGAACCACGGGGAGTTGTCCAAGGAGATCATCCAATTAACAGGAGGGGAAGAGAACATCAGCCAAGCCTGGCACTGTATCACCAGGCTCCGCTTCAACGTTAAAGATGAGAAGAAGGTTCAACTGGAACAAATCAAGAAGCTGAATGGCGTCCTCGGCGCCCAGTTTCAGAACGATCAATTCCAGGTTGTCATCGGGAATCATGTAGCTGCGGTGTATGAGGAAATTGAGGAACAACTGAAGCAGCGCAACTCGGTGGAACCAAACAAACAGGAATCCCGTTCCAGAGGCATCAACGCAGTTTTGGATACCATCTCCGGCATATTCACACCGATTCTGCCGGCTATTGTGGGCACCGGAATGCTCAAAGGGATTCTGGCACTGCTGGTGACATTGGGGCTGTTGCACGAAAAAAGCGGCGAATATCAGGTCTTGGCGTCCATCGGCAATGCTGCTTTTTATTTCTTGCCTTTCCTGCTGGCGGTGTCATCTGCACGCAAATTCAAGGTAAACGAGTATATCGCTTTGACGTTGGCAGGAACCTTGTTGTATCCAACCATTCTGGATGCTTACAATGCCAACCATCTTGAACCGATTCGTTTTCTCTCTCTTCCCGTGTCGATCGTGAATTACACGCAGTCCGTCATTCCCATTATTTTGGGTGTGTGGCTGCTAAGCTACGTGTATCGCTGGGTTGACCGAGTGATTCCAGGTCCGGTTAAAGTCATTTTCACATCCATGATCGTTCTTGTGATTACGGTTCCGGTTCTGCTGATTGCTATAGGGCCGCTCGGCAATTACATCGGCATTTATTTGGAAATTGGCACATCGTGGCTCTTTGCCCATTCCGGGCCTTTAACGGGGATTATTCTTGGTGGATTGATGCCATTAATCGTCATGACGGGGATGCACTATGCTTTCTTCCCGAGTACGCTGCAAAACTTGAGCAAACTTGGCTATGACGTCCTTTTGCTGCCTATTAACTTGGTTACGAACTTGAGCCAGGCCGGTGCTGTGATGGCAGTCTTCCTCAAAACGAAAAACCGGAGCATGAAGTCGATTGCTCTGTCGAGCGGGGTTTCCGCTTTTCTGGGCATTACAGAACCTGCATTGTACGGGGTTAGCCTCAAGTTGAAAAAACCGTTTTACGCATCGCTTGTTGGGGGAGCCGCAGGCGGAGGATTTATTACAGCTGTCGGTCTGAAAAGTTTCGGCTTTGCCGTTCCTGGTCTACTGTCACTGCCGTTATATATTGACCCGAATGGAGGAATGTCGAACTTATGGTATGCGTTGATCGGTGTCGCTATCAGCTTTATTGTTTCGTTTGTCTTGACCATGATGCTGAAATGGGATGATTCGGAGCCCCAGCCATCGGCTGCACCAGACTCTGAGCCTTCGGAAGGCAAGCCTGAATCCTCGTCCAAAGAGAACGAGTTGCCAATAACGATTCGTTCCATCGAAGGGAAGAAGGGCGAAGTGAAGAGTCCGCTGACAGGCGAGCTTGTTCCATTAGCAGATCTTCCGGACAAAACATTCGCGGACGAGTTGGCAGGCAAAGGAATCGCAATCAGACCGACCGAAGGCAAAGTTACCGCGCCTTTCGAAGGAACAGTCACCATGGTCGCCAAAAGCAAGCATGCAGTGATGCTTCGTTCCACGGACGGCATTGACATTCTCATCCACGTCGGGCTGAATACCGTCTCGCTCAAAGGAAAATTCTTTGATGTCAAAGTGGAGCTGGGTCAGGAAGTGCGCTTGGGCGATCTGCTCGTTGAATTCGACCTGGAGAACATCAAGGCAGCGGGGCTGGATATCGTTTCTCCCGTCATTGTGACAAATACACCGGATTACCTGGATGTCGTGCCAGTGCATGTGAAGGGGGTGATTTCAATGAAAGAAATGCTTCTCGTCACCGTTCGCTAA
- a CDS encoding PRD domain-containing protein, with translation MKFKKSLNNNIALAEDQDGCEVIVIGTGVGFKKARGQWIDRDHIQKTFRIGENDKYQRIEQFFNDIPLQVIDITDQIIEMGQEMIGKELNDSLLLTLADHIHFALERLKSGLDVQNPLHWDIRHLYPVEYRVGEQAVNRINEVFHVTMSHGEASSIALHFVNSQFDSGSMNQTIRITKIINDILEIMSVHFGIALDQEAVNYSRFVTHLRYFIVRQLNREVISFKDQHFLYDMLSERYPSSFQCAQKIKVFMEQQHEFIITPDEMVYLMIHIERVTSHSDAD, from the coding sequence ATGAAATTCAAAAAATCGCTGAATAACAACATCGCCCTTGCGGAGGATCAAGATGGTTGCGAGGTCATTGTCATTGGCACGGGGGTTGGTTTCAAAAAGGCTAGAGGGCAATGGATTGATCGAGACCATATCCAAAAAACGTTCCGCATTGGAGAGAATGACAAATACCAGCGGATTGAGCAATTTTTCAACGACATTCCTCTGCAAGTCATAGATATCACCGATCAGATTATTGAAATGGGTCAAGAAATGATTGGGAAAGAGCTTAACGATTCGCTTTTGTTGACCCTTGCGGATCATATCCATTTTGCACTGGAACGCCTTAAAAGTGGTTTGGACGTTCAGAATCCTCTTCACTGGGACATTCGTCATTTGTATCCTGTCGAATACCGTGTGGGTGAACAAGCCGTGAACCGCATTAACGAAGTTTTTCATGTGACCATGTCCCATGGCGAAGCAAGCTCCATCGCACTTCACTTCGTCAATTCGCAGTTCGATTCAGGCAGCATGAACCAAACGATCAGAATTACGAAAATCATCAATGACATCCTGGAGATCATGTCCGTTCATTTCGGGATTGCGCTGGATCAGGAAGCTGTGAACTATTCCAGATTTGTCACCCATTTGCGCTACTTCATCGTTCGTCAATTGAACCGGGAAGTTATCTCGTTCAAGGATCAGCATTTTTTGTATGACATGTTGTCGGAACGGTATCCCTCCAGCTTCCAATGTGCTCAAAAAATAAAGGTGTTTATGGAACAGCAGCATGAGTTCATCATTACTCCTGACGAGATGGTTTATCTAATGATTCATATCGAGAGAGTGACGTCGCATTCCGATGCGGACTGA
- a CDS encoding DUF5696 domain-containing protein: MWIGHTSEDLELDNAEHGIEQERSGPRRFMVSIEYELDNEALVVCVPASGIHFPEQYPINNISVLDYFGAGAADEKGSLFVPSHTLSYKAS, encoded by the coding sequence TTGTGGATCGGCCACACTTCCGAGGACCTTGAACTGGACAATGCCGAGCATGGCATCGAACAGGAAAGAAGCGGACCACGAAGGTTTATGGTTTCCATCGAGTACGAACTGGATAACGAAGCATTGGTTGTATGCGTCCCTGCATCCGGCATCCATTTTCCAGAGCAATACCCGATCAACAACATATCTGTGCTGGATTATTTCGGGGCCGGTGCAGCAGATGAAAAAGGCTCTCTGTTTGTACCTTCACACACACTTTCCTATAAGGCTTCTTAG
- a CDS encoding pirin family protein, with product MFTIYPAASRFSFDKGWLRGSHSFSFAEYQDENNTAFGPMRVCNDDVIAPGRGFGAHPHSDMEIVSIVLYGELRHEDNRGHVAVTNFGGIQRMSAGHGIIHTEHNASQTEDVSLLQLWFSPITRGLEPSYEATAFNPERLHGQLLPVVAGKRVPGTEGEIAAIHQDLTIYLSKLQPGERVEFAQSEGRRVFLLVIEGSLRVNGEHRLDVRDSARIEQEPKLSLEAQEPVFYMLIDLP from the coding sequence ATGTTCACAATATATCCGGCTGCTTCCCGCTTCAGCTTCGACAAGGGATGGCTGCGGGGCAGCCACAGCTTTTCATTCGCGGAATATCAGGATGAGAACAATACAGCTTTTGGTCCCATGCGTGTCTGTAATGACGACGTGATCGCACCGGGCCGGGGCTTTGGGGCGCATCCTCACAGTGATATGGAGATTGTCTCCATCGTACTGTACGGCGAGCTGCGTCATGAGGACAACCGTGGGCATGTGGCGGTGACGAATTTTGGAGGTATCCAGCGGATGTCTGCGGGCCACGGGATCATCCATACGGAGCACAACGCTTCGCAAACGGAGGATGTCAGTTTACTTCAATTGTGGTTTAGCCCGATTACGAGAGGACTGGAACCATCTTATGAAGCTACAGCGTTCAACCCTGAGCGTCTGCACGGTCAGCTTCTGCCTGTCGTTGCCGGGAAGCGTGTTCCAGGCACGGAGGGTGAAATAGCTGCGATCCATCAGGATTTAACGATTTATCTAAGCAAGCTTCAGCCCGGCGAGCGTGTGGAATTCGCACAGTCTGAAGGGCGACGCGTGTTCTTGCTTGTTATCGAAGGCTCGCTGCGTGTGAATGGTGAACATAGGCTAGACGTGCGTGATTCGGCCCGTATTGAGCAAGAGCCGAAGCTGTCGCTGGAGGCGCAGGAGCCTGTCTTTTATATGCTGATTGATTTGCCCTAA